The Mercurialis annua linkage group LG7, ddMerAnnu1.2, whole genome shotgun sequence genome includes the window aactgttttgtcactgtatattaaaaatacagttattatgataaaataaattttatcataatatgtaaaaatattgtgaataattttatttttcagcaattaagcgaaattaaatgatattgtgattaataaatgttttgtcaccatggaattgaaaaaaaaaattatgataacaggtttaaatgggttatgaaattatattttattttgataaaaaaaggtatatgacaattaagattcaaatatccaaattaggttaatcgaagcactcttcattagggaaaaactttttttgctgaatattgacaccacacTACCGCATCAATTCCATACGTTTGTACGCTTCTCACGCCGCCGCACTTTCATTGATTTGTGTTTGTTGATGCTTATTTGTCCaggtattttttaacttatgaaaagagactaaattgattaatgtaggatgaatttcacattcaaattgcttatttgttcaattgataatttaattttttaactgatTCGTACAAACTCGAGGTCGGGCTTAAAACTCGACGACTTATCACCTATTCTCGAGTTTATTAGCTCAGTAAAATCAAGAACTCGAGGTTTTGCTTCCATTTCGTCGAGTATTAAGACTTACATCAAGTTTGTGCTTTGACAGAGATAAAAAAGTCCAGTTAAGGATGTAACTCGTCGAATATTAAGCATGACATCGAGTTTAACATTGCAAACGACGTATAAACTCGAGTTAAGTTTAAAAATTCGTCGACTATATAGGCTGACCTCGAGTATGTTTTAACAGTAACACTAACCAAATGTTAGCCTTGTTTTAGAACTGCAGGTAGTTCAGGGAAAGAAattggatatatttttaaaatagctaacggtatctgatttgtaatgggtaagttttaattatattttcaattgatagatttgtaccaaatattgatgttgcctaatatattattttggtatTAAAGGGACGCCATCAGACAAAAGTTGGATGACGTCGTACCGATTTAGTTCATGTTATATTCAAGGGGTCAAAAATTTTCTGAATGTTGCAAAAGACTTTACTGATTCAAATGGAAGAGTTCGGTGTCCATGCAAGAActgcatcaatatttatttgaagccaTTGCAAGAAGTAAAAATGGATCTATATCAATATGGAATTAGTGAAAACTACACAAACTGGGTGCACCATGGTGAGACTTCTCAACCTCGTGATAGTTTAGATGGCTCTATTAATTCGGACAATGAATTGGAGGatagtggaaatgatgtttCAGAAATGTTAGATGATATGTGTAATGCAACTTTTATGGACACCGACATGGAAGACAAACTTCCCAATCAAGATAATAACATGCTAGAAGGAGAAGTAGCAAAATTTGCTAAATTGTGGAATGATTCTCATTGTGAACTATATCCTGgaagtcaaaaatattcaaagctctcttttcttcttaagatgattaatatcaaagcactcacaaattctagtaataagtcatttttttcgAATTTGGAGTTGTTCAAGGATGCACTCCCGAGAGGAGAAACCCTTCCAAGCTCAAGTTATGAGGTTAAAAAATTGATGCGTGATTTAGGACTCGGTTACGTAACTATTGATGCTTGTGTAAATGATTGTGTGCTATTTtggaaggaaaatgaaaatcttgacacgtgTCCAACTTGTAAGGCCCCTAGATGGAAATTAGGTTTCGGAAAACGCAAGAAGGTTGCTCAAAAAATTCTTAGACACTTCCCTTTAGTACCTAGACTTCAGAGGTTATTTATGTCTAAAGATATTGGTGAAAATATGAGGTGGCATAAGGAGAAACGTGTAGATGATGATACGATTAGACATCCAGCTGATGCTACGGAATGGAAAGATTTTGACCAGAAATATGCTTGGTTTGGCAAAGATGCTCGTAACGTGCGACTTGGGCTTGCTAGTGATGGATTTAACCCTTTTGGAAATATGAGCACGAGTTATAGCATGTGGCCGGTGATTGTGACGCCATATAACTTACCACCATGGAAATGCATGAAGGagaattttttgatgttatctttgcTTATTCCTGGTAAAGAATCTCGCGGAAATAATATCGATGTATATTTAAGGCCATTAATTGATGAGTTAAAAGAGTTATGGGAGACCGGTGTGACAACATATGATGCATATAGCggtaagaattttcaattacatgctgcattattatggacaataaatgactttccagcatatggaatgttatctggatggagcacaaaaggaaaattggcatgtcctgtgtgtaataagtggacgtgttcgctaacattaaaaaatggaGTGAAGCAATGTTACATGGGTCATCGGAGATATTTACATGCCCAACATTCTTGGAGAAAAAGCAGAAAATTTGATGGCAAACCAGAGCACGGGTCAAAGCCTGAAGAGTTGTCAGGAGATGAAGTTCTAAGGCAATTAGATTTGCTTCCAAAAAGCCTTGTTTTTGGGAAGACACCTAACCAAAAAAAGCGTGCACGTGGTCCTGAAGAGCTCAATTGGACAAAGAGAAGTATATTCTTTGAATTGCCTTActggaaaacattaaaattacgtcataatttagatgtaatgcatattgagaagaatatatgtgaaaatatattgggtacgttgatgaatattgatggaaaatctaaggataacattaaggctcgaatggatttagaagcaatgggtataagaaaagagttacatttacagcaaaagggaaataaattttttatgccaCTTGCTTGTTATACATTACCGAAGCCTGAAAGGAGAAAGTTTTGCGAATGGTTGCAGTCAATCCGGTTGCCAGACGGATATGCTTCCAATCTTTCTCGATGTGTAAGTGTTCAGGACTGCAAAGTTATGGGGATGAAAAGCCATGATTATCATATATTCTTGCAACGGTTACTTCCAGCATCAATTTGTGGGTCTTTGCGTAGTGAGGTTTACACTGCATTATCAGAGTTGAGCTCTTTCTTTAAGGAGCTTTGTTCGAAGACTTTAAAAAGATCTACAGTTAAAAAGTTGCAGAGCGatatcattttgataatatgtaaacttgagatgatatatcctccatcttttttcgtggtaatgatgcatttggcaattcatctgccacgtgaagtagaattaggaggccctgttcactataggtggatgtactttattgagaggttagttgataaggaaattttatttttagttttcttgctgcagttttaactaatttttatatatctatatggtttattcacatttacaacaaatttgttgtgcaggttcttacgtactttgaaaaattatgtacGTAACTTAGCTCGACCGGAGGGTTCAATTGCTGAAGCGTATATCACTAAAgaatgtttgaacttttgttcaCTGTATTTTCATGGTGTTGAGACAATATATAATCGCGttgagagaaataattttcctgtgcaaataggagtggaaaatggattttccatattttcaaacaatgcAAGACCTTTAGGAGCTACAGAATATAAAACGTTATCCCattctgattttgaaaaattgcagtggtatgtgcttaacaattgtgaggatgttgatgaatatcttaagtaagttattttattttgaaaaaacaaagactttagagtttcaaaatagctttattttacactttttatctaattttataaacgttgtgcAGGATTCACATTGAGGAATTACAAAAGGAAAGTGTTATAGATGTGCAAAAAAGACACCAGGCAGGATTTGCCAGTTGGTTCAAGGAGTGTGTAAGTATGATGCTATAAAAGTACTAAATATTGAATTATGCCTctaatttcaccattaaacttatttttcaggTTGGACGCTTACGTGCTACTGGTTTGGTTGCAGCAACAGATCATATATATGCGTTGGGATTAGGTCCTGATATACGAATTGCTAGGTACAGTGGGATAATTGTCAATGGAGTTAGGTTTCACACAGTTGAGCGTGATAATTTTCGTCGGACTCAAAATAATGGAGTTTCAGTTACGGGAGAGCATAAGTCGAAAGAAATCGAGTTTTATGGTGTGCTAACAGATATCATTGACCTCCAATATGTTAATGGGAATCATGTTTTCTTGTTTAAATGTGATTGGTGGGATGTTGgcgataaaaatggaattaaaacagatggcaacttagtttctgttaatgtgagccgtaaatggtatacaggtgattctttcgtgttgagttctcaagtacaacaggttttttatgtcagcgatatgaaaaatggaggtcattggaaaattgtgcaaaaatcatttcacaggaatatatttgatgtgccagaaaaggaaaaagtgtgcaatgaagattcaatattgAATGATGAGCCCTATCAGCAATACGAGGCAGATAATAGTCATGAAGTCGATCAAAATGGTGGTGAAAATTTGGAACTCTTGCATCCTATAGATGtattaccggatgaagttgatgTTGGTCAAATGTTTCAAGGTCAAAACTCAAACCCGATTTATTCTAGCGATGAGGAGGATGATACTACGATCAATTATGATGATGCCGACACTGATGTACTAGAAGACTCAAATGACAGTGACAATGAAGACGAAGACGATGATTAGTGACTGAAATTTACCGcttattgaactctttttggATTCTTGTAGCTTGTTTGAAAGTATGAATTTTACTGAGAGATGCTTTTTTATATTGCCTTGAATGTAGATTGTAgaattttggtgttttatggCAGTAGTTATGCAGCCCAACATGAAATTTGTGGAAAACTGGATAGCAGAAACTCGATGTGTTGATGAAAACTCGTCGAGATATTAGACACACATCGAGTTTGAACGTATGGAATTAT containing:
- the LOC126657142 gene encoding uncharacterized protein LOC126657142; amino-acid sequence: MGTPSDKSWMTSYRFSSCYIQGVKNFLNVAKDFTDSNGRVRCPCKNCINIYLKPLQEVKMDLYQYGISENYTNWVHHGETSQPRDSLDGSINSDNELEDSGNDVSEMLDDMCNATFMDTDMEDKLPNQDNNMLEGEVAKFAKLWNDSHCELYPGSQKYSKLSFLLKMINIKALTNSSNKSFFSNLELFKDALPRGETLPSSSYEVKKLMRDLGLGYVTIDACVNDCVLFWKENENLDTCPTCKAPRWKLGFGKRKKVAQKILRHFPLVPRLQRLFMSKDIGENMRWHKEKRVDDDTIRHPADATEWKDFDQKYAWFGKDARNVRLGLASDGFNPFGNMSTSYSMWPVIVTPYNLPPWKCMKENFLMLSLLIPGKESRGNNIDVYLRPLIDELKELWETGVTTYDAYSGKNFQLHAALLWTINDFPAYGMLSGWSTKGKLACPVCNKWTCSLTLKNGVKQCYMGHRRYLHAQHSWRKSRKFDGKPEHGSKPEELSGDEVLRQLDLLPKSLVFGKTPNQKKRARGPEELNWTKRSIFFELPYWKTLKLRHNLDVMHIEKNICENILGTLMNIDGKSKDNIKARMDLEAMGIRKELHLQQKGNKFFMPLACYTLPKPERRKFCEWLQSIRLPDGYASNLSRCVSVQDCKVMGMKSHDYHIFLQRLLPASICGSLRSEVYTALSELSSFFKELCSKTLKRSTVKKLQSDIILIICKLEMIYPPSFFVVMMHLAIHLPREVELGGPVHYRWMYFIERFLRTLKNYVRNLARPEGSIAEAYITKECLNFCSLYFHGVETIYNRVERNNFPVQIGVENGFSIFSNNARPLGATEYKTLSHSDFEKLQWYVLNNCEDVDEYLKIHIEELQKESVIDVQKRHQAGFASWFKECVGRLRATGLVAATDHIYALGLGPDIRIARYSGIIVNGVRFHTVERDNFRRTQNNGVSVTGEHKSKEIEFYGVLTDIIDLQYVNGNHVFLFKCDWWDVGDKNGIKTDGNLVSVNVSRKWYTGDSFVLSSQVQQVFYVSDMKNGGHWKIVQKSFHRNIFDVPEKEKVCNEDSILNDEPYQQYEADNSHEVDQNGGENLELLHPIDVLPDEVDVGQMFQGQNSNPIYSSDEEDDTTINYDDADTDVLEDSNDSDNEDEDDD